From Streptomyces griseorubiginosus, one genomic window encodes:
- a CDS encoding DUF1203 domain-containing protein: MTTYTALPIDSQALKELRVTDDAGHPMSPVTDEEGGAPLRCCLRRSAPGERIALVSYAPLRRWAAGTDARPGAYDEQGPVFIHAEECAGPDLQGHPFADAHRTVRRYSADGRILGGRLVDTVTDDAFRNAFDDPSVALVHVRAVEYGCFLYEVRRPSA; encoded by the coding sequence ACCGCGCTCCCCATCGACTCGCAGGCACTCAAGGAACTCCGCGTGACCGACGACGCCGGCCACCCGATGTCCCCGGTCACGGACGAGGAGGGCGGGGCACCCCTGCGGTGCTGTCTGCGCCGCAGTGCGCCGGGCGAGCGGATCGCGCTCGTCTCCTACGCCCCGCTGCGGCGCTGGGCGGCCGGGACGGACGCGCGGCCCGGGGCGTACGACGAACAGGGCCCCGTCTTCATCCACGCCGAGGAGTGCGCGGGACCGGACCTCCAGGGCCACCCCTTCGCCGACGCGCACCGGACCGTGCGCCGCTACTCCGCCGACGGCCGCATCCTCGGCGGACGACTGGTCGACACCGTCACCGACGACGCCTTCCGCAACGCGTTCGACGACCCGTCCGTGGCGCTCGTCCACGTCCGGGCCGTCGAGTACGGCTGTTTCCTCTACGAGGTGCGCAGGCCCTCGGCCTAG
- a CDS encoding serine hydrolase domain-containing protein, whose product MTVRTTVVVGAAAVALATGLAAPAMAAGADTHPADPHGATRQAVRAAVKDGVPGVTLTAKDGRRTWSTTAGVGNLRTHAPRSADDRYRVGSITKTFVSTVVLQLEAEGRLSLDDTVEKWLPGVVHGNGHDGSRITLRQLLNHTSGIFNYTADETFGRTYFLKDGFLRHRYDTKTPEQLVAVAMAHRPDFAPGTSWNYSNTNYVLAGMVIQKVTGRSYGEEIRDRVIEPLHLTATSVPGTRVTVPRPSSRAYSKLAQTATGPTYDVTRLNPSLASSAGEMISDSADLDRFYSALLKGRLLPPKQLKEMKATVAVEGIPNASYGLGLIDRKLSCGVHVWGHDGGIHGSNSVAVTTADGRHSLAFNFNGDWSGDTDAVVEAEFCGR is encoded by the coding sequence ATGACCGTACGTACGACTGTGGTGGTCGGGGCGGCCGCCGTGGCGCTCGCGACCGGCCTCGCCGCCCCGGCGATGGCGGCCGGGGCCGACACGCACCCGGCCGACCCGCACGGGGCCACCCGGCAGGCCGTCCGGGCCGCCGTGAAGGACGGTGTGCCCGGGGTGACGCTCACCGCGAAGGACGGCCGGCGCACCTGGTCGACGACCGCCGGGGTGGGCAACCTCCGTACCCACGCCCCGCGTTCGGCGGACGACCGCTACCGGGTCGGCTCGATCACCAAGACCTTCGTCTCCACCGTCGTGCTCCAACTGGAGGCGGAGGGGCGGCTGTCGCTCGACGACACCGTGGAGAAGTGGCTGCCCGGAGTGGTCCACGGCAACGGCCATGACGGCAGCCGGATCACGCTCCGCCAGCTGCTCAACCACACGAGCGGGATCTTCAACTACACCGCCGACGAGACCTTCGGGCGCACCTACTTCCTCAAGGACGGCTTCCTCAGGCACCGTTACGACACCAAGACCCCCGAGCAGCTCGTCGCGGTGGCCATGGCCCACCGGCCGGACTTCGCTCCGGGCACCTCCTGGAACTACTCCAACACCAACTACGTGCTGGCCGGCATGGTGATCCAGAAGGTCACCGGTCGGTCGTACGGCGAGGAGATCCGGGACCGGGTCATCGAGCCCCTCCACCTCACCGCCACCTCGGTCCCCGGCACCCGCGTCACCGTCCCGCGGCCCAGCAGCCGGGCCTACTCCAAGCTCGCGCAGACGGCGACGGGACCGACGTACGACGTCACGAGGCTGAACCCCTCACTGGCCTCCTCGGCCGGTGAGATGATCTCCGACTCGGCCGACCTCGACCGCTTCTACTCCGCCCTGCTGAAGGGCAGGCTGCTGCCGCCGAAGCAGCTGAAGGAGATGAAGGCCACGGTCGCCGTCGAGGGGATCCCGAACGCCAGCTACGGCCTCGGGCTCATCGACCGCAAGCTCAGCTGCGGGGTCCATGTCTGGGGCCACGACGGCGGCATCCACGGCTCCAACTCCGTGGCCGTGACCACGGCCGACGGCCGGCACTCCCTCGCCTTCAACTTCAACGGCGACTGGTCGGGGGACACCGACGCGGTGGTCGAGGCGGAGTTCTGCGGCAGGTAG
- a CDS encoding pyridoxamine 5'-phosphate oxidase family protein, which yields MGVYHAGSRAVQDRVGVRAQADHVGRSVGRGIREVAAAFLELQPLLVVGAADPSTGRVWASPLTGTPGFVRATGPHRVSVTTAPPPSDPLAAAFATPGTPVGTIALDPRTRRRMRLNGRLTPTARGFAVDADQVFANCPRYLQRRESYELVPDRRPDEPRRAAELTDEQAGFVALADTFFLATVHEGGAADDEGSAGHRGGADVSHRGGNPGFVRVDSPNELSWPDYPGNSMFLTLGNLTADPRAGLLFLDWTTGTALQLTGEAHTEFGPERRVRFTAREAIETPSAVPLRWSAPEYSPANPDPAG from the coding sequence ATGGGCGTCTATCACGCGGGCTCGCGGGCCGTGCAGGACCGGGTCGGGGTGCGTGCGCAGGCCGATCACGTGGGCCGCTCGGTCGGCCGGGGCATCAGGGAGGTCGCGGCGGCCTTCCTCGAACTCCAGCCGCTGCTGGTCGTCGGCGCCGCGGATCCCTCGACGGGCCGGGTCTGGGCCTCCCCGCTCACCGGGACGCCGGGCTTCGTGCGGGCGACGGGCCCGCACCGCGTCTCGGTCACCACCGCACCGCCGCCCTCCGACCCCCTCGCGGCGGCCTTCGCCACACCCGGCACCCCCGTCGGCACCATCGCCCTCGACCCCCGCACCCGCCGCCGGATGCGTCTCAACGGCCGACTCACGCCCACCGCACGGGGGTTCGCGGTGGACGCCGACCAGGTGTTCGCGAACTGCCCGAGGTACCTCCAGCGAAGGGAGTCCTACGAGCTCGTGCCGGACCGCCGGCCGGACGAGCCCCGGCGCGCCGCCGAACTCACCGACGAGCAGGCCGGGTTCGTCGCCCTCGCCGACACCTTCTTCCTGGCCACCGTGCACGAGGGCGGGGCGGCCGACGACGAGGGTTCCGCGGGTCACCGGGGCGGCGCCGACGTCAGCCACCGGGGCGGCAACCCCGGCTTCGTACGGGTCGATTCACCGAACGAGCTCAGCTGGCCCGACTACCCCGGCAACTCCATGTTCCTGACCCTCGGCAACCTCACCGCGGACCCCCGGGCCGGACTGCTCTTCCTCGACTGGACGACCGGCACCGCACTGCAACTGACCGGCGAGGCACACACCGAGTTCGGTCCGGAACGCAGGGTCCGCTTCACCGCGCGGGAGGCGATCGAGACCCCGTCCGCCGTCCCGCTGCGCTGGTCCGCGCCCGAATACTCACCGGCCAATCCGGACCCGGCGGGCTAA
- a CDS encoding NUDIX hydrolase: protein MRKKLRVAAYAVCVRDGQILLARWLNHGRRQWTLPGGGMDHGEDLHDTVLREVAEETGYRVEVTGLLGVRSVRFPSRRRFGRRTDQHHVGLMYEARVTGGELRYEVGGSTDMAAWHDLDAVPALDRVPMVDFGLRLWRERPVTGRPAD from the coding sequence ATGCGCAAGAAGTTGAGGGTGGCGGCCTACGCCGTGTGTGTTCGCGACGGTCAGATCCTGCTGGCCCGCTGGCTCAACCACGGCCGGCGTCAATGGACGCTGCCCGGTGGCGGCATGGACCACGGCGAGGACCTCCATGACACCGTGCTGCGGGAAGTGGCGGAGGAGACCGGGTACCGCGTCGAGGTCACCGGTCTGCTCGGGGTGCGCTCGGTGCGCTTCCCGTCCCGCCGCCGCTTCGGCCGCAGGACCGACCAGCACCACGTGGGGCTCATGTACGAGGCCCGCGTCACCGGCGGCGAACTGCGGTACGAGGTCGGCGGCTCCACCGACATGGCCGCATGGCACGACCTGGACGCGGTACCCGCGCTGGACCGGGTGCCCATGGTCGACTTCGGCCTGCGGCTGTGGCGCGAGCGGCCGGTGACCGGGCGGCCCGCGGACTAG
- a CDS encoding sigma-70 family RNA polymerase sigma factor, producing MSVLRGIVRRGQGEQQGDPLDAAQERRVRAVLALGGVPQADLPDGVQQVRLRLLERAAKGYEAPRDVSAWAAVVASNLAMDWHRAKKRQERLGERLASLRQHELPSGEDTSVLSLSVAQGLDELPDQQRQVLVLRFFADLPVRSIAQELGVPEGTVKSRLHTAVRALRARLHEDEVV from the coding sequence GTGTCTGTGCTGCGCGGAATCGTCCGCCGTGGCCAGGGGGAACAGCAAGGGGATCCCCTGGACGCGGCGCAGGAACGCCGGGTGCGAGCGGTGCTCGCGCTGGGCGGGGTGCCGCAGGCGGACCTGCCGGACGGGGTGCAGCAGGTCCGCCTGCGGTTGCTGGAGCGGGCGGCCAAGGGCTACGAGGCGCCGCGGGACGTGTCCGCGTGGGCCGCCGTCGTCGCCTCCAACCTCGCCATGGACTGGCACCGGGCGAAGAAGCGCCAGGAGCGGCTGGGGGAGCGGCTGGCCTCGCTCAGGCAGCACGAGCTCCCCTCCGGGGAGGACACCAGCGTGCTGTCCCTCTCCGTCGCGCAGGGCCTGGACGAGCTGCCCGACCAGCAGCGCCAGGTCCTCGTGCTGCGGTTCTTCGCCGACCTGCCGGTGCGCTCGATCGCCCAGGAGCTGGGCGTCCCGGAGGGCACGGTCAAGAGCCGCCTGCACACGGCGGTCCGGGCCCTTCGCGCCCGCCTGCACGAGGACGAGGTGGTGTGA
- a CDS encoding aspartate-semialdehyde dehydrogenase, translating to MRVGIVGATGQVGTVMRGILKERNFPVTELRLFASARSAGSVLDGVTVEDAATADYTGLDIVLFSAGGATSKALAEKVASQGAVVIDNSSAWRKDPEVPLVVSEVNPHAIADRPKGIIANPNCTTMAAMPVLKVLDAEAGLQTLIATTYQAVSGSGLAGVAELHGQVQKVVADADKLTHDGSAVDFPEPQVYKRPIAFNVLPFAGNLVDDGLNETDEEQKLRNESRKILELPELKVSGTCVRVPVFSGHSLQINARFARPISPERATEILAGAPGVTLSDIPTPLQAAGQDASFVGRIRRDETVDNGLALFVSNDNLRKGAALNAVQIAELVAAELKR from the coding sequence GTGAGGGTCGGAATCGTCGGAGCCACCGGTCAGGTCGGCACGGTCATGCGCGGGATCCTCAAGGAGCGGAACTTCCCGGTCACGGAGCTGCGCCTCTTCGCCTCGGCGCGCTCGGCGGGGTCGGTCCTGGACGGCGTGACGGTGGAGGACGCGGCGACGGCGGACTACACCGGCCTGGACATCGTGCTGTTCTCCGCGGGCGGCGCGACCTCGAAGGCGCTGGCCGAGAAGGTCGCCTCACAGGGCGCGGTCGTGATCGACAACTCCTCCGCCTGGCGCAAGGACCCCGAGGTCCCGCTGGTCGTCTCCGAGGTGAACCCGCACGCCATCGCGGACCGCCCCAAGGGGATCATCGCCAACCCGAACTGCACCACGATGGCCGCGATGCCGGTCCTGAAGGTGCTGGACGCGGAGGCGGGCCTCCAGACGCTGATCGCCACCACCTACCAGGCGGTGTCCGGCTCGGGCCTCGCGGGCGTGGCCGAGCTGCACGGCCAGGTGCAGAAGGTCGTCGCCGACGCGGACAAGCTCACCCACGACGGCAGCGCGGTCGACTTCCCCGAGCCGCAGGTCTACAAGCGGCCCATCGCCTTCAACGTCCTGCCGTTCGCCGGCAACCTCGTCGACGACGGCCTGAACGAGACCGACGAGGAGCAGAAGCTCCGCAACGAGTCCCGCAAGATCCTGGAGCTCCCCGAGCTGAAGGTCTCCGGCACCTGCGTGCGCGTCCCGGTCTTCTCCGGCCACTCCCTCCAGATCAACGCCCGCTTCGCCCGCCCCATCTCCCCCGAGCGCGCGACGGAGATCCTGGCGGGCGCCCCCGGCGTGACCCTCTCGGACATCCCGACCCCCCTGCAGGCCGCCGGCCAGGACGCCTCCTTCGTGGGCCGCATCCGCCGCGACGAGACGGTCGACAACGGCCTCGCCCTGTTCGTCTCCAACGACAACCTCCGCAAGGGAGCCGCCCTGAACGCGGTCCAGATCGCGGAGCTGGTGGCGGCCGAGCTCAAGCGCTAG
- a CDS encoding CGNR zinc finger domain-containing protein gives MPATRDPRPLTGEPLALDLLNTQWMSDGTLQDLLADVGGLAVWLDSTGLSGSHAPDSRMLRNVRQAREAVRAAVDGSPQEGAPLVDAVLGHGRVRLSLTPQGPVELPELSDPAWGPAWLAARNYLELLDTAPDRIRSCAHESCVLHFFDTSRNGTRRWCSMATCGNRAKASRHYARTKEA, from the coding sequence ATGCCCGCCACCCGCGACCCCCGCCCGCTCACCGGCGAACCGCTCGCGCTGGACCTGCTCAACACGCAGTGGATGAGCGACGGGACCCTCCAGGACCTGCTCGCCGACGTCGGCGGTCTCGCGGTGTGGCTCGACTCGACCGGGCTGAGCGGCTCGCACGCCCCCGACAGCCGGATGCTGCGGAACGTGCGGCAGGCCCGGGAGGCCGTGCGGGCCGCGGTGGACGGGTCGCCGCAGGAGGGGGCGCCGCTGGTCGACGCCGTGCTCGGACACGGCCGGGTCCGCCTCTCGCTGACCCCTCAAGGGCCCGTCGAACTGCCCGAGTTGAGCGACCCCGCCTGGGGCCCCGCCTGGCTCGCCGCCCGCAACTACCTGGAACTGCTCGACACCGCGCCCGACCGGATCCGCTCATGCGCCCACGAGTCGTGCGTGCTGCACTTCTTCGACACGTCGAGGAACGGCACCCGGCGCTGGTGCTCCATGGCGACCTGCGGCAACCGCGCGAAGGCGTCCCGGCATTACGCGCGCACCAAGGAAGCGTGA
- a CDS encoding S8 family serine peptidase has protein sequence MTLTPQRAPISGARRVARIAAAAGLVAALSAAGPIPMAFSADAGTTPAASDPGLKSADQKLGSDDADALAEAKAAGDKNITLMVATAPGKTEQVADQLDAVKGGSVGQTYDKLGYVRATVPTGRADSAIAAAAKLSSVHGIDVKQDIPLDDPTPSADTARGAASKGTKAYPAPGRKTPATNPYNPSFETGAVDFVEDHPKADGRGVTIGILDSGVDLGHPALQKTTTGERKIVDWVTATDPITDSDGTWRAMTTSVSGPSFSYGGQTWTAPAGSYQVNLFRESVTAGGDAKGDANRDGDTTDSWGVLYDAAAGTVRVDLNNNHDFGDDTPMKPYKNGFQIGYFGTDDPSTDVVERQPFVVEIRKDVPMDPYGGDWVGQKRDFVNIGVIESEHGTHVAGITAANGLFGGKMNGAAPGAKLVSSRACTWTGGCTNVALTEGMIDLVVNRGVDIVNMSIGGLPALNDGNNARAELYTRLIDTYGVQLVISAGNSGPGANTIGDPGLADKVISVGATISKETWAANYGSAVEKKYAMMPFSSRGPREDGGFTPTLSAPGAAINTTQTWLPGSPVAESGYTLPAGYSMLQGTSMASPQATGASALLISAAKQKHIALTPATLRTALTSTADHIKGVQAYEEGAGLIDIVDAWDSIKDGATAHDYTVKAPVDTAIDQLLKTPGYGTGIYDREGGLKAGQKKTYDVTVTRTSGADKALRHELYFENNAGDTFRILGKDDIKLPLNQPVTVKVQAQPRSAGLKSAILVVDDPRTEGVDQQILNTVVVSAPVKYTWSASNTVQRNSTQSYFVTVPAGAKSLEVAIGGLKDKSQTRFIAIHPYGVPVDNTGTPYCYNNYLDGNGCKPDARSYADPQAGVWEIEVESRRTSPLLDNPYKLDVAVYGAVFDPETVTVPEAKVGTPATASWKVTNTLAAIDGKLAGGPLGSSKTARPTIAEGATQTTTVEVPAGAKSLDVAIGNVSDVSADLDLTVYDAAGAVVGQSADGDSEEAVSVASPAAGTYTIEVVGYSVPAGSTAYDYQDVFFSSALGTVTVADTPVKLATGASTTVSGSVTALAPAPEGREFFGQVSLVNARGTVAGLGNVKIEKVTP, from the coding sequence ATGACCCTCACCCCCCAGCGCGCCCCGATATCGGGCGCGAGACGTGTGGCGCGCATAGCAGCGGCCGCCGGACTGGTCGCCGCGCTGTCCGCGGCGGGGCCGATACCCATGGCCTTCTCTGCAGACGCGGGCACCACCCCCGCGGCGTCGGACCCGGGCCTCAAGTCCGCCGACCAGAAGCTCGGTTCGGACGACGCCGACGCGCTCGCCGAGGCCAAGGCCGCCGGCGACAAGAACATCACGCTCATGGTGGCCACCGCCCCGGGGAAGACCGAGCAGGTCGCCGACCAGCTGGACGCGGTCAAGGGCGGCTCGGTGGGCCAGACCTACGACAAGCTCGGCTACGTCCGCGCCACCGTCCCCACCGGCAGGGCCGACTCGGCCATCGCCGCCGCCGCGAAGCTCTCCTCCGTGCACGGCATCGACGTCAAGCAGGACATCCCGCTGGACGACCCGACGCCGAGCGCCGACACCGCCAGGGGCGCCGCGAGCAAGGGCACCAAGGCCTACCCGGCGCCGGGCAGGAAGACCCCCGCCACGAACCCGTACAACCCGTCCTTCGAGACGGGCGCCGTCGACTTCGTCGAGGACCACCCGAAGGCGGACGGCCGCGGAGTCACCATCGGCATCCTGGACTCGGGTGTCGACCTCGGCCACCCGGCGCTCCAGAAGACCACCACCGGTGAGCGGAAGATCGTCGACTGGGTGACGGCGACCGACCCGATCACCGACAGCGACGGCACCTGGCGCGCGATGACCACCTCGGTCTCCGGCCCCAGCTTCAGCTACGGCGGCCAGACCTGGACGGCGCCCGCCGGGTCGTACCAGGTCAACCTGTTCCGCGAGTCCGTGACCGCGGGCGGCGACGCCAAGGGCGACGCGAACCGCGACGGGGACACCACCGACAGCTGGGGCGTGCTCTACGACGCCGCCGCCGGCACGGTCCGCGTCGACCTGAACAACAACCACGACTTCGGTGACGACACCCCGATGAAGCCGTACAAGAACGGCTTCCAGATCGGGTACTTCGGCACCGACGACCCGTCCACCGACGTGGTGGAGCGCCAGCCGTTCGTCGTGGAGATCCGCAAGGACGTCCCGATGGACCCCTACGGCGGTGACTGGGTCGGCCAGAAGCGCGACTTCGTCAACATCGGCGTCATCGAGTCCGAGCACGGCACCCACGTGGCCGGCATCACCGCCGCCAACGGCCTGTTCGGCGGCAAGATGAACGGCGCGGCCCCGGGCGCGAAGCTCGTCTCCTCCCGTGCCTGCACCTGGACCGGCGGCTGCACCAACGTGGCGCTGACCGAGGGCATGATCGACCTCGTCGTCAACCGCGGCGTCGACATCGTCAACATGTCGATCGGCGGCCTGCCGGCGCTGAACGACGGCAACAACGCGCGCGCCGAGCTCTACACGCGCCTCATCGACACCTACGGCGTCCAGCTGGTGATCTCCGCGGGCAACTCCGGCCCCGGCGCGAACACCATCGGCGACCCGGGCCTGGCCGACAAGGTCATCTCGGTCGGCGCGACCATCTCCAAGGAGACCTGGGCCGCCAACTACGGCTCGGCCGTGGAGAAGAAGTACGCCATGATGCCGTTCTCCTCGCGCGGTCCGCGTGAGGACGGCGGCTTCACGCCGACGCTGTCGGCCCCCGGTGCCGCGATCAACACCACCCAGACCTGGCTGCCGGGCTCCCCGGTCGCCGAGTCGGGCTACACGCTGCCGGCCGGCTACTCCATGCTCCAGGGCACCTCGATGGCCTCCCCGCAGGCCACCGGCGCCTCCGCGCTGCTCATCTCGGCCGCCAAGCAGAAGCACATCGCGCTGACCCCGGCCACCCTGCGCACCGCCCTGACCTCGACCGCCGACCACATCAAGGGTGTGCAGGCGTACGAGGAGGGCGCGGGCCTCATCGACATCGTGGACGCGTGGGACTCCATCAAGGACGGCGCCACCGCCCACGACTACACCGTCAAGGCCCCGGTCGACACCGCGATCGACCAGCTCCTGAAGACCCCGGGCTACGGCACCGGCATCTACGACCGCGAGGGCGGTCTGAAGGCCGGCCAGAAGAAGACGTACGACGTCACCGTCACCCGTACGTCCGGCGCGGACAAGGCGCTCCGCCACGAGCTGTACTTCGAGAACAACGCCGGTGACACCTTCCGGATCCTCGGCAAGGACGACATCAAGCTCCCGCTGAACCAGCCGGTGACCGTCAAGGTCCAGGCCCAGCCGAGGTCCGCGGGCCTCAAGAGCGCGATCCTAGTCGTCGACGACCCGAGGACCGAGGGCGTCGACCAGCAGATCCTGAACACGGTCGTGGTCTCGGCGCCGGTGAAGTACACCTGGTCCGCGTCGAACACCGTGCAGCGCAACAGCACCCAGTCGTACTTCGTGACCGTGCCCGCGGGCGCCAAGTCGCTGGAGGTCGCGATCGGCGGGCTGAAGGACAAGAGCCAGACCCGGTTCATCGCGATCCACCCCTACGGCGTCCCGGTCGACAACACCGGCACCCCGTACTGCTACAACAACTACCTCGACGGCAACGGCTGCAAGCCCGACGCCCGTTCCTACGCCGACCCGCAGGCCGGTGTCTGGGAGATCGAGGTCGAGTCGCGCCGCACCTCGCCGCTGCTCGACAACCCGTACAAGCTCGACGTCGCCGTCTACGGCGCGGTCTTCGACCCGGAGACCGTGACCGTCCCCGAGGCCAAGGTCGGCACCCCGGCCACCGCCTCCTGGAAGGTGACCAACACCCTCGCCGCGATCGACGGCAAGCTGGCCGGCGGCCCGCTCGGCTCGTCCAAGACGGCCCGCCCGACCATCGCCGAGGGCGCCACCCAGACCACCACGGTCGAGGTGCCCGCGGGCGCCAAGTCGCTGGACGTCGCCATCGGCAACGTCTCCGACGTCTCCGCCGACCTGGACCTCACGGTCTACGACGCGGCCGGCGCCGTGGTCGGCCAGTCCGCCGACGGCGACTCGGAGGAGGCCGTCTCGGTCGCCTCGCCCGCCGCCGGTACGTACACCATCGAGGTCGTGGGCTACTCGGTCCCGGCCGGCTCCACGGCGTACGACTACCAGGACGTGTTCTTCTCCAGCGCCCTGGGCACCGTCACCGTCGCCGACACCCCGGTCAAGCTCGCCACGGGTGCCTCGACGACCGTCTCCGGCAGCGTCACCGCCCTGGCGCCCGCTCCGGAAGGCCGTGAGTTCTTCGGCCAGGTCAGCCTCGTCAACGCGCGCGGCACCGTCGCCGGCCTCGGCAACGTGAAGATCGAGAAGGTCACGCCGTAA
- a CDS encoding TIGR03767 family metallophosphoesterase, whose product MSRIRSVASTTPAVHRRTVLAAAGAAAASAGVGYALRPTDSQAATTTGAAGAPMTRTVHRAAAPVEAPLAPYTRGTTVASIAAPRTSSGYRRLGDGPGWSRTVRSELAAPKSGRAGRRTSLAAFVQFTDLHLMDSQHPARLEYLRSTDVHSWRPQEALTVPGAISLVERINALRGGPVTGAPLQFAMTTGDNTDNNSHTELDWFLTVMSGGRITPNSGDPRHYEGVQNSGLKQYWQPDSTTRDQDKQLGFPHLQGYLAAAIREVNSPGLNIPWYSTVGNHDSLPLGCYGHGDSWLAEYAVGGKKLMSLPASEAKKLQDMIRKASDPQGHAFRDLLKAHTRNMRSVTPDERRAPYTARDYLKAHLDPAYRGVGPVGHGYSTANLDAGTQYYSFRIADDVIGVSLDTTDPGGHYQGSIGTKQLRWLDRTLRENKDSFVVVFSHHTSDSMDNLRRDPAHPGERRYGGKDVVALLASHSNVLAWVNGHIHRNVITAHSAPDGRSFWEISTASHIDFPHLARIIELVDNKDGTLSIFTTLVESAAPHRTDFTDLSQTGLAALYRELAYNAPGSSDKLGGGSVDRNTELVLKKGSTTQR is encoded by the coding sequence ATGTCGCGCATACGCTCTGTCGCCAGCACCACGCCGGCGGTCCACCGCCGTACCGTCCTCGCCGCCGCGGGCGCGGCCGCCGCCTCCGCGGGCGTCGGCTACGCCCTGCGGCCCACCGACAGCCAGGCCGCGACGACCACCGGTGCCGCCGGGGCGCCGATGACCCGGACCGTCCACCGGGCCGCCGCCCCGGTCGAGGCCCCCCTCGCCCCGTACACCCGCGGCACCACCGTCGCCTCCATCGCCGCCCCCCGCACCTCCTCCGGCTACCGGCGCCTCGGCGACGGCCCCGGCTGGAGCCGCACGGTGCGCTCCGAACTCGCCGCCCCGAAATCCGGGCGGGCCGGCCGCCGCACCTCGCTTGCCGCCTTCGTGCAGTTCACCGACCTGCACCTGATGGACAGCCAGCACCCGGCGCGCCTGGAGTACCTGCGCTCGACCGACGTGCACAGCTGGCGGCCCCAGGAGGCGCTCACCGTGCCCGGCGCGATCTCGCTCGTGGAGCGGATCAACGCGCTGCGCGGCGGACCCGTCACCGGCGCCCCGCTCCAGTTCGCCATGACGACCGGCGACAACACCGACAACAACTCCCACACCGAGCTCGACTGGTTCCTCACCGTCATGAGCGGCGGCCGGATCACCCCCAACTCCGGGGACCCGCGCCACTACGAAGGCGTCCAGAACAGCGGCCTCAAGCAGTACTGGCAGCCCGACTCCACCACCCGCGACCAGGACAAGCAACTCGGCTTCCCGCACCTCCAGGGCTACCTGGCCGCCGCCATCCGCGAGGTCAACAGCCCCGGCCTGAACATCCCCTGGTACTCCACGGTTGGCAACCACGACAGCCTGCCGCTCGGCTGCTACGGCCACGGCGACTCCTGGCTCGCCGAGTACGCCGTCGGCGGCAAGAAGCTGATGTCGCTGCCCGCGTCCGAGGCGAAGAAGCTCCAGGACATGATCCGCAAGGCCTCCGACCCCCAGGGCCACGCCTTCCGCGACCTGCTCAAGGCGCACACCCGGAACATGCGCTCGGTCACCCCCGACGAGCGGCGCGCCCCCTACACCGCCCGCGACTACCTCAAGGCCCACCTCGACCCCGCGTACCGGGGCGTGGGCCCGGTCGGGCACGGCTACTCCACCGCCAACCTCGACGCGGGCACCCAGTACTACAGCTTCCGCATCGCCGACGACGTGATCGGCGTCAGCCTCGACACCACCGACCCGGGCGGCCACTACCAGGGCTCCATCGGCACCAAGCAGCTGCGCTGGCTGGACCGGACGCTGCGGGAGAACAAGGACTCCTTCGTCGTCGTCTTCAGCCACCACACCAGCGACTCGATGGACAACCTGCGCCGGGACCCGGCCCACCCGGGCGAGCGGCGCTACGGCGGCAAGGACGTCGTCGCCCTCCTCGCGAGCCACAGCAACGTCCTGGCCTGGGTCAACGGTCACATCCACCGCAATGTGATCACAGCCCACTCCGCCCCTGACGGCCGCTCCTTCTGGGAGATCTCCACCGCCTCCCACATCGACTTCCCGCACCTGGCCCGGATCATCGAGCTGGTGGACAACAAGGACGGCACCCTCTCGATCTTCACCACCCTGGTCGAGTCCGCGGCCCCCCACCGCACCGACTTCACCGACCTCTCCCAGACCGGCCTCGCCGCCCTCTACCGCGAACTGGCCTACAACGCCCCGGGTTCGAGCGACAAGCTGGGCGGCGGCTCGGTGGACCGGAACACGGAGCTGGTCCTCAAGAAGGGGTCAACTACCCAACGCTAG
- a CDS encoding VOC family protein, whose translation MTLRTGHIGLNVTDLDRSLAFYRDVLGFSLLAEGKEEDGPAGGRRYAFLGDGERLALTLWQQAGQPYGPDRAGLHHLALEADSIERVREYEEALRAYGADFAHDGVVAHREGAGSGGIFFHDPDGTRLEISVPSGAEGAPAPSGAAPTCGFF comes from the coding sequence GTGACCTTGCGCACCGGCCACATCGGCCTGAACGTCACCGACCTCGACCGTTCGCTCGCCTTCTACCGGGACGTCCTCGGCTTCTCGCTGCTCGCCGAGGGCAAGGAGGAGGACGGACCCGCAGGCGGCCGCCGCTACGCCTTCCTCGGCGACGGCGAGCGGCTCGCCCTCACCCTCTGGCAGCAGGCCGGGCAGCCGTACGGCCCCGACCGCGCCGGCCTGCACCACCTGGCCCTGGAGGCGGACTCCATCGAGCGGGTCAGGGAGTACGAGGAGGCGCTGCGGGCCTACGGCGCCGACTTCGCCCACGACGGCGTGGTCGCCCACCGCGAGGGCGCCGGGTCGGGCGGCATCTTCTTCCACGACCCCGACGGCACCCGCCTGGAGATCTCCGTGCCGAGCGGCGCCGAAGGCGCACCCGCACCTTCTGGTGCGGCTCCGACCTGCGGGTTCTTCTAG